The Spirosoma foliorum genome has a window encoding:
- a CDS encoding fasciclin domain-containing protein, whose amino-acid sequence MKLNHTIVFCLAGFVIFGFQAVAQNTPSTTSTNPVLTTSGVKTGNTLALSAAESPDHTTLFQLLKASGLTKQASGAGPYTVFAPNNGAFSEFSKEDLDDLLLPSSKNRLIKLLAYHVVKGRITSDQLKDGQTLTNLAGQILTVHKQENYITIEDDRGTVADVIQGNVRATNGVVYSINKVLQPASNKGPIVR is encoded by the coding sequence ATGAAACTGAATCATACGATTGTTTTTTGCCTGGCCGGATTCGTCATTTTCGGCTTTCAAGCGGTTGCCCAGAACACGCCTTCGACCACTTCGACAAATCCAGTTTTAACAACAAGCGGTGTCAAGACAGGAAATACGCTGGCCCTCAGTGCTGCCGAATCCCCTGACCACACGACGCTCTTTCAATTACTAAAAGCATCAGGATTAACCAAACAGGCATCAGGTGCAGGGCCCTATACGGTTTTTGCCCCTAACAACGGCGCTTTTTCCGAATTCTCGAAGGAAGATCTGGATGATTTACTGCTTCCTTCCAGTAAAAATAGACTTATTAAGCTGCTGGCTTATCACGTTGTAAAAGGGCGCATAACCTCCGATCAATTGAAAGACGGCCAGACACTTACGAACCTGGCAGGCCAGATACTAACCGTACATAAGCAGGAAAACTACATTACCATTGAAGATGATCGCGGTACGGTTGCCGATGTTATTCAGGGTAATGTTCGGGCTACCAACGGTGTAGTTTATTCCATCAATAAGGTGCTTCAACCAGCCTCGAACAAAGGGCCAATTGTCCGGTAA
- a CDS encoding serine hydrolase domain-containing protein, translating to MKAKTTTILFILTSWLNFVAYAQTSSPAVLTKELNTLFASVPDFSGVVLIADKGKPVYQQAFGYKNFETKAPITTSSIFELASVSKQFTAMTIMMLNQQGKLAYDDLIEKYIPGLPYPGITIRHLLNHTSGLPDYQDVMDKYWDKSKVANNADNIAYLIQYHPAKLAEPGVKYEYSNTGYMLLASITEKASGQDFIEFCRTRIFKPVGMTHTDIRTRAEKIKLPDMAWGYMYVPEKKRYVRADSFPEFNYAIWLGNRKGPGRISSTVGDLLKWDRALYTNQLVSQQTLKEAFTPAKLNDGSLTHYGFGWELKQNAKLGKVVWHDGDNPGYKTQIMRFIDADKTIILLCNNAHEKLPMILKTIEALVEK from the coding sequence ATGAAAGCCAAAACTACTACGATCTTATTCATTCTAACTTCATGGCTGAATTTCGTTGCGTATGCACAGACCAGTTCGCCTGCTGTATTGACAAAAGAGTTGAATACACTCTTCGCCAGCGTCCCCGATTTTAGCGGTGTGGTTCTCATTGCCGACAAGGGTAAACCTGTTTATCAGCAGGCATTCGGTTATAAGAATTTCGAGACGAAAGCGCCCATAACAACGTCGTCCATTTTCGAATTGGCGTCAGTGTCGAAACAGTTTACCGCCATGACGATCATGATGCTGAATCAGCAGGGTAAACTTGCTTACGATGACCTGATTGAAAAATACATTCCTGGCCTGCCGTATCCAGGTATCACCATTCGACATCTGCTCAACCATACGTCAGGTTTGCCTGATTATCAGGATGTCATGGATAAGTATTGGGACAAAAGCAAAGTGGCCAATAACGCCGATAATATTGCCTATCTGATTCAGTATCATCCAGCTAAACTGGCTGAGCCGGGCGTGAAATACGAGTACAGCAATACGGGCTATATGCTCCTGGCGAGTATCACCGAAAAAGCATCTGGTCAGGATTTTATCGAATTTTGCCGGACGCGAATTTTCAAACCAGTTGGCATGACGCATACGGACATTCGTACGCGTGCCGAAAAAATCAAACTCCCTGATATGGCCTGGGGCTACATGTATGTGCCCGAAAAAAAGCGCTACGTTCGGGCCGACTCATTTCCAGAATTCAACTATGCCATCTGGTTGGGTAATCGCAAAGGACCGGGCCGAATTAGTTCGACCGTTGGCGATTTGTTGAAATGGGATCGTGCCCTTTACACCAATCAACTGGTGAGCCAACAAACCCTTAAAGAAGCATTTACACCAGCAAAATTAAACGACGGTTCACTGACACACTATGGCTTTGGCTGGGAGTTGAAACAGAATGCTAAGCTGGGTAAAGTTGTCTGGCATGACGGCGATAATCCTGGCTACAAAACCCAGATTATGCGCTTTATCGACGCTGATAAAACCATTATTCTGCTTTGTAACAACGCTCACGAAAAACTACCTATGATCCTGAAAACTATTGAGGCATTGGTTGAGAAGTAG
- a CDS encoding response regulator yields MMTKILLVDDEADWEALFRQRFRQLIVAGTYQIFVAQNGSQALRLLQEQPEIDVVLTDINMPGMDGLTLLEHITTGYPQVPTVMVTAYGDMTNIRTAMNRGAFDFITKPIDFADLKATIDKARRYAEQLRQTQALKALNDMKTRFFVNMTHELRAPLSLILSPVDQLLEQAALTPPQQERLLSIRRNAQQLLRLINQLMDLHQLEDQPLEEVHEVGDLAGFLSQIVDLFRPSAEIKRLALNFHTDLPTGNYRFDAGKWETILYNLLTNAIRFTPAGSVTVTLHALPQGVRLVVQDTGIGITAHKLPHVFDPFYQGDNQRIRANDPTGLSLALVQALTQRMGGHIQVTSQVDVGTEFSVELPLHRIGGNQSVQSLATSSLLIELPVLPQPSTGRPIESESDAPPLILIVEENTELREYMVAELTTLYRVRTAANGHQGWVVAKEELPDLIITDLMMARLDGYGLIEQLKADPVTNHIPIVLLTASADEASRLKGLAVGADEYLTKPFHLGELQLRLRNLLDRQQRLRDHYRNQLAQPTSASSLEPVGDQFLRRFYGLIDQRLDDSTLSVEWLAEELALSRKALYLKIQSLTHLSPIELIRQYRLRKAIDLLRAGHGASETAYMVGFDSPSYFTKVFREFYQQTPSAFVKG; encoded by the coding sequence ATGATGACGAAAATACTTTTGGTCGATGATGAAGCCGATTGGGAAGCGCTATTCCGGCAACGTTTCCGCCAACTGATCGTAGCAGGTACCTACCAGATTTTCGTGGCGCAAAATGGTTCGCAAGCACTCCGTTTACTTCAGGAGCAACCAGAAATTGATGTAGTGCTGACCGACATCAATATGCCCGGCATGGATGGGCTTACACTGCTGGAACACATTACAACTGGCTACCCTCAAGTGCCAACAGTGATGGTTACTGCTTATGGCGATATGACCAACATTCGGACCGCCATGAACCGAGGGGCTTTTGATTTCATTACCAAACCGATTGACTTCGCCGACCTTAAAGCCACTATTGATAAAGCTCGACGCTACGCCGAGCAGCTTCGGCAGACTCAGGCGCTTAAAGCGCTTAATGACATGAAAACGCGGTTCTTTGTCAATATGACGCACGAGTTGCGCGCTCCCCTGTCGCTGATCCTTTCTCCCGTTGACCAACTCCTGGAACAGGCAGCGCTGACCCCACCTCAACAGGAACGGTTACTGAGTATTCGCCGAAACGCACAGCAACTATTGCGGCTTATTAATCAGTTAATGGATCTCCACCAACTTGAAGATCAACCGCTTGAGGAAGTCCATGAAGTGGGCGACTTAGCGGGTTTTCTGAGCCAGATTGTTGATCTATTTCGCCCCTCGGCGGAGATTAAACGGCTGGCTCTTAACTTTCACACCGATCTGCCAACGGGCAATTATCGCTTCGATGCGGGAAAGTGGGAAACCATTCTCTATAACCTCCTGACCAATGCCATTCGCTTCACTCCGGCTGGGTCAGTCACTGTAACGTTACATGCGTTACCCCAGGGTGTTCGTTTGGTCGTACAGGATACGGGTATTGGCATTACGGCCCATAAGCTTCCCCATGTATTTGACCCGTTTTATCAGGGTGATAACCAGCGCATTCGGGCAAACGATCCAACAGGCCTCAGTCTGGCCCTGGTCCAGGCCTTAACGCAACGTATGGGCGGGCATATCCAGGTGACGAGTCAGGTCGATGTGGGTACCGAGTTTAGTGTCGAACTGCCTCTTCATCGGATTGGGGGCAATCAATCCGTTCAGTCACTGGCGACTTCCTCTCTGTTGATTGAACTACCCGTCTTACCTCAACCATCAACCGGCCGACCAATAGAATCAGAGTCGGATGCCCCTCCGCTGATTCTGATTGTTGAAGAAAATACCGAGCTACGGGAATACATGGTAGCCGAGCTAACCACCCTGTATCGGGTGCGAACAGCGGCCAATGGCCATCAGGGTTGGGTAGTGGCTAAAGAAGAACTGCCCGATCTCATTATTACCGATTTGATGATGGCTCGCCTGGATGGCTATGGGCTAATTGAACAGCTCAAAGCCGACCCCGTTACCAATCATATTCCTATAGTGCTGCTAACGGCCAGCGCCGATGAAGCGAGTCGGCTTAAAGGTCTGGCGGTGGGAGCCGATGAGTACCTAACCAAGCCCTTTCATCTGGGAGAACTGCAGTTGCGACTTCGAAACCTGTTAGATCGCCAACAACGGTTGCGGGATCATTATCGGAATCAGTTGGCTCAGCCCACCAGTGCGTCTTCGCTCGAGCCAGTGGGCGATCAATTTCTTCGTCGATTCTATGGGCTGATTGACCAGCGACTGGACGACTCGACGTTGAGCGTCGAATGGCTGGCGGAAGAACTTGCGCTAAGCCGCAAAGCGTTGTACCTGAAAATACAAAGCCTGACGCATTTGTCGCCCATTGAACTCATCCGGCAGTATCGACTGCGGAAGGCCATCGATCTGTTGCGGGCGGGTCACGGAGCTTCCGAAACGGCCTATATGGTGGGATTCGACTCGCCCTCCTATTTCACTAAAGTTTTCCGGGAGTTCTATCAGCAAACGCCCTCCGCGTTCGTAAAAGGGTAG
- a CDS encoding GNAT family N-acetyltransferase, whose amino-acid sequence MNEVSIIPYSPEYQPDFKRLNIEWISHYFTVEPHDLEQLDQPETYILPNNGQIFLAKIGDEIVGCVAMINMGETGFELAKMAVSPNTQGKGIGKKLCVAAIDYARQLGVKTVWLESNRILTPALTMYARVGFREVPSVPTPYSRADIRMEMTL is encoded by the coding sequence ATGAACGAAGTTTCTATCATCCCCTACTCACCCGAATATCAACCGGATTTCAAGCGTCTGAATATTGAGTGGATTTCTCATTATTTCACCGTTGAACCACACGATCTGGAGCAGTTAGATCAACCCGAAACCTATATTCTGCCGAACAATGGGCAGATTTTCCTGGCCAAAATTGGTGATGAAATCGTAGGTTGTGTGGCTATGATCAACATGGGCGAAACCGGTTTCGAGCTGGCGAAAATGGCAGTTTCGCCGAATACACAAGGCAAAGGTATCGGCAAAAAACTATGTGTAGCCGCTATCGACTACGCTCGGCAACTGGGCGTCAAAACTGTTTGGCTTGAGTCAAATCGAATACTTACGCCCGCCCTGACCATGTATGCGCGTGTAGGTTTCCGCGAAGTTCCCAGTGTTCCCACGCCTTACAGCCGTGCCGATATTCGGATGGAGATGACGCTGTAA
- a CDS encoding MarR family winged helix-turn-helix transcriptional regulator has translation MDFMAEMAELALASRLRRLSDLYWQGVTATYRQSGVDFDVRWATIFVLIARQGPVAVMEIAERLGITHPAVIQVINELEKRDLITSAKSEQDGRKRLLALSETGQAMLPKLQPLWDAFISVNQEMLGNQTHNLLTSLQEMEDQLAKRNFYDRIQDQLNRTK, from the coding sequence ATGGATTTTATGGCCGAAATGGCCGAGTTGGCGCTTGCCAGCCGACTCAGGCGATTAAGTGATTTATACTGGCAGGGAGTAACCGCCACTTACCGACAATCGGGAGTGGATTTCGATGTACGCTGGGCCACCATTTTTGTGCTTATCGCGCGTCAGGGACCAGTAGCCGTTATGGAAATAGCCGAACGATTGGGCATTACCCATCCAGCGGTTATTCAGGTTATTAATGAATTGGAAAAACGAGACCTGATTACCTCAGCAAAGTCGGAGCAGGACGGGCGCAAACGCCTGCTTGCACTCAGTGAAACCGGTCAGGCGATGCTCCCTAAACTCCAGCCGCTGTGGGACGCCTTTATCAGCGTGAACCAGGAGATGCTTGGTAATCAAACGCATAACCTATTGACTTCGCTTCAGGAGATGGAAGACCAATTAGCCAAACGTAACTTCTACGACCGAATTCAGGATCAGTTGAACCGAACTAAATAA
- a CDS encoding T9SS type A sorting domain-containing protein has product MKTLIKPLFVAFALVLSTSYASLAKPTNDPQPATFQSGIFTNKAGKLQVALDKQTGQPLQIRLTSADGRMVFSQRVSKKQTTVRLVFDVSELPDGAYQLTITDGKETNQHTVTLETQKPMDVNRLVAIN; this is encoded by the coding sequence ATGAAAACGCTCATCAAACCTCTGTTCGTTGCTTTTGCTCTGGTTCTGTCTACTAGCTACGCTTCTTTAGCCAAACCTACTAACGACCCACAACCTGCTACTTTCCAAAGCGGTATCTTTACGAACAAAGCTGGAAAACTTCAGGTTGCCCTTGACAAACAAACAGGCCAACCCCTGCAAATTCGCCTGACTAGTGCCGACGGCCGTATGGTCTTTTCCCAACGAGTAAGCAAAAAACAAACCACTGTCCGTTTAGTATTCGACGTAAGTGAGTTACCCGACGGCGCTTATCAGTTAACCATCACCGATGGTAAGGAAACCAACCAACACACGGTAACCCTGGAAACCCAGAAACCTATGGATGTTAATAGACTGGTAGCCATTAACTAA
- a CDS encoding histidinol-phosphatase: MKKTTGLLLLILCFAMTMAQAQNWYKGNLHTHSLWSDGDDYPEMIMDWYKANGYQFVGLSDHNILQDVDKWVNVPHQKDRRRTFDRYLRTFGPDWVVYQKGANDSLKVRLKKLDEYRNYFEEPGKFLILKNEELSTGYQGKPIHINVTNVKNLIRPLPGNSVADVMQNNIDLVVAQRRLTGQPMFTHINHPNFYYAIKAEDLMQLRYERFFEVFNGHHLVNNYGDSTHEGTESMWDKINLHFVQQGRPLMYGMGTDDSHNYYFFGPSFANSGRSWVMVNAPVLTPKALIEAMEAGRFYISSGVMLKQLPQVGNTLAVRIKTEPDVTYKIQFFGIRKGSQQAELLREVADTVASYALTDDLLVLRAKIISSKAKYNPFMPGDVETAWTQPIAQQVVPQPVAGVVALPNAHAHNDYEQSRPLWDALDNGFTSVEADVHLIGDTLYVAHDRPSFRNPASTLENLYLKPLAERIKQHGGQALAGYKGPFYLMIDAKTSADSTYQALEKLLQRYRSILTTGNPTKNQAGIVTVVLSGNRPIPTLAKAKSRLMSVDGRPSDLGKGYNSAVMAFISDSYPNQLKWRGAGEMPADEVEKLRQLVERVHKEGKKLRLWASPEDPIVWAKLRKSGVDFISTDQHVLVKDFLLKGAGK, encoded by the coding sequence ATGAAGAAAACAACAGGCTTACTCCTCCTGATACTGTGCTTTGCGATGACTATGGCACAGGCGCAAAACTGGTACAAAGGGAATCTACATACGCACTCGCTTTGGAGCGATGGCGACGACTACCCGGAGATGATTATGGACTGGTATAAAGCCAATGGCTATCAGTTTGTGGGTCTGTCAGATCATAATATTTTGCAGGACGTCGATAAGTGGGTTAACGTACCACACCAAAAAGACCGGCGACGGACGTTTGACCGATACCTGCGCACGTTTGGGCCTGATTGGGTGGTGTATCAGAAAGGGGCAAATGACTCGCTTAAGGTTCGGCTAAAAAAACTGGACGAATACCGGAATTATTTTGAAGAGCCGGGTAAGTTTCTGATCCTGAAAAACGAAGAACTTTCGACGGGATATCAGGGTAAACCGATTCATATTAATGTCACGAACGTAAAGAACCTCATTCGGCCGTTGCCGGGTAATAGTGTGGCCGATGTAATGCAGAATAACATTGATCTGGTGGTAGCCCAACGGCGACTGACGGGACAGCCCATGTTCACGCATATCAACCACCCCAATTTTTATTACGCCATTAAAGCCGAAGACCTGATGCAACTTCGGTATGAGCGATTTTTCGAGGTTTTCAACGGCCATCATCTGGTGAACAATTACGGTGATAGCACCCACGAAGGTACCGAGTCGATGTGGGATAAAATCAACCTTCATTTCGTGCAACAGGGGCGGCCTTTGATGTATGGCATGGGCACCGACGATAGTCATAACTATTACTTTTTCGGCCCTTCGTTTGCCAATTCAGGGCGGAGCTGGGTCATGGTCAACGCACCCGTGTTAACCCCTAAAGCATTGATCGAGGCTATGGAAGCTGGTCGGTTCTACATCAGTTCAGGAGTGATGCTAAAGCAATTGCCGCAGGTTGGCAACACGCTTGCCGTACGCATCAAAACAGAACCAGACGTAACATACAAGATTCAGTTTTTCGGTATTCGGAAGGGCAGTCAACAGGCTGAATTGCTACGCGAAGTAGCGGATACCGTGGCCAGCTACGCCCTAACCGATGATCTATTGGTGCTTCGAGCCAAGATTATCTCGAGTAAGGCTAAGTACAATCCATTCATGCCGGGCGATGTGGAAACTGCCTGGACGCAACCTATTGCCCAACAAGTAGTTCCACAGCCAGTAGCCGGAGTTGTTGCTTTGCCGAATGCCCATGCGCACAACGATTATGAGCAATCAAGGCCGCTTTGGGATGCGCTCGACAACGGATTTACAAGTGTCGAAGCCGATGTTCATCTGATTGGCGATACGTTGTATGTGGCCCATGATCGACCTTCGTTTAGAAACCCGGCGTCAACCCTCGAAAATCTGTATCTAAAGCCGCTGGCTGAGCGGATAAAGCAACATGGTGGTCAGGCATTAGCTGGTTACAAAGGGCCATTTTACCTGATGATCGATGCAAAGACAAGTGCTGATAGTACGTATCAGGCTTTAGAAAAACTACTACAACGATATCGGTCCATACTCACCACGGGAAACCCGACTAAAAATCAGGCCGGTATCGTTACTGTTGTCCTTTCGGGTAATCGACCTATACCAACACTTGCCAAAGCCAAATCCAGACTTATGTCGGTTGATGGTCGTCCGAGTGATCTTGGTAAAGGGTACAATTCAGCAGTGATGGCATTCATTAGCGATTCGTATCCGAATCAGCTTAAATGGCGGGGAGCAGGGGAGATGCCTGCCGATGAGGTCGAGAAGTTGCGCCAACTGGTTGAGCGAGTTCATAAAGAAGGTAAAAAGCTACGACTCTGGGCAAGCCCCGAAGACCCCATCGTTTGGGCGAAACTTCGGAAATCTGGTGTTGATTTTATTAGCACAGATCAGCATGTGCTGGTAAAGGATTTTCTGCTGAAAGGCGCTGGGAAATGA
- a CDS encoding bifunctional metallophosphatase/5'-nucleotidase, giving the protein MDALASNRRQFLKLLGTAAVVGSVVPDVLATTGRANKTTSLTILHTNDVHSRLDPFPMDGSRNAGKGGVARRATLIKKIRQEQANVLLFDAGDIFQGTPYFNLYKGEPEILAMNQLGYDAGTIGNHDFDGGIDNMVTQFGKATFPLLIANYDFKNTVMDGRTMPYKIFEKDGVRIGVFGLGIQPAGLIPKEAYKETKYLDPIELGGDTAAQLRNDKKCDYVICLSHLGFKYNNEPTVSDNVLAAKTKNIDLIIGGHTHTFLDAPVAINNLDGQPVWINQVGFAGINLGRIDLSFERGKAVSSAGKSVEVK; this is encoded by the coding sequence ATGGACGCATTAGCATCGAATAGACGCCAGTTTCTGAAACTATTGGGCACGGCTGCCGTTGTCGGCTCTGTGGTGCCAGACGTGCTTGCTACTACAGGGCGGGCCAATAAAACAACCTCGCTGACGATTCTGCATACCAACGATGTGCATAGTCGGCTGGACCCATTCCCAATGGATGGAAGTCGGAATGCGGGTAAAGGTGGTGTTGCCCGACGAGCTACACTGATCAAAAAAATCCGGCAGGAGCAGGCAAATGTGTTGCTGTTCGATGCGGGCGATATTTTTCAGGGAACGCCTTATTTCAATCTCTACAAAGGTGAGCCCGAAATTCTGGCCATGAACCAGCTTGGCTACGATGCCGGAACCATTGGTAATCACGATTTTGATGGCGGCATTGACAACATGGTCACCCAATTCGGGAAGGCTACGTTCCCTTTGCTGATTGCCAATTACGACTTCAAAAACACGGTTATGGACGGGCGAACCATGCCGTACAAAATCTTCGAGAAAGATGGCGTTCGGATAGGGGTGTTCGGTTTGGGAATTCAGCCGGCAGGTTTGATCCCGAAGGAGGCCTATAAAGAAACCAAATACCTCGATCCCATTGAGTTAGGTGGCGATACCGCTGCTCAGTTGCGGAATGACAAAAAATGCGACTACGTAATTTGCCTGTCGCACTTAGGGTTTAAATATAACAATGAGCCTACGGTTTCGGACAATGTACTGGCGGCCAAAACCAAAAACATCGATCTGATCATTGGTGGACATACGCATACATTCCTGGATGCGCCCGTAGCCATCAATAATCTAGATGGGCAGCCTGTCTGGATTAATCAGGTTGGGTTTGCAGGCATCAATCTGGGACGAATTGACCTATCATTTGAGCGCGGTAAAGCTGTTTCGAGTGCTGGAAAGTCCGTTGAAGTGAAGTAA
- the ahcY gene encoding adenosylhomocysteinase, which produces MQTSTYVPYKVKDIALAEWGRKEIKLAEAEMPGLMALRAEYGPSQPLKGARVAGCLHMTIQTAVLIETLVELGAQVTWSSCNIFSTQDHAAAAIAAAGIPVYAWKGMNEEEFNWCIEQTLFFGEERQPLNMILDDGGDLTNMVFDVYPELIQNIKGLSEETTTGVHRLYERMKNGTLHLPSINVNDSVTKSKFDNKYGCRESLVDAIRRATDLMLAGKVAVVAGYGDVGKGSAESLRGAGCRVLVTEIDPICALQAAMDGYEVIPMDEAVPRAQIFVTATGNVNIIKGRHFKAMRDKAVVCNIGHFDNEIDMAWLNENYGQTKSQIKPQVDMYEVDGKEIIVLAEGRLVNLGCAMGHPSFVMSCSFSNQTLAQLELWANSDKYENKVYVLPKILDEKVAALHLAHVGAKLEPLEQAQADYIGVPVAGPFKSEMYRY; this is translated from the coding sequence ATGCAAACTTCAACCTACGTCCCCTACAAGGTTAAGGACATCGCGCTGGCCGAGTGGGGCCGCAAGGAAATCAAACTTGCTGAAGCCGAAATGCCAGGTCTGATGGCCCTTCGTGCTGAATACGGTCCATCACAACCGCTGAAAGGCGCACGTGTTGCGGGCTGTCTGCACATGACCATCCAAACCGCCGTTCTTATTGAAACGTTGGTTGAACTGGGTGCTCAGGTAACCTGGTCGTCCTGCAATATCTTCTCGACGCAGGATCATGCGGCTGCGGCTATTGCTGCTGCTGGCATTCCGGTTTATGCGTGGAAAGGCATGAACGAAGAAGAATTCAACTGGTGTATCGAACAAACGTTGTTCTTCGGTGAAGAGCGTCAGCCATTGAACATGATTCTTGATGATGGTGGCGACCTGACCAACATGGTTTTCGATGTGTATCCTGAACTGATTCAGAACATCAAAGGCTTGTCGGAAGAAACCACAACGGGTGTTCACCGTTTGTACGAGCGGATGAAAAATGGCACGTTGCACTTGCCTTCGATCAACGTAAATGATTCGGTAACGAAGTCGAAATTCGATAACAAATACGGTTGCCGTGAGTCGTTGGTTGATGCGATCCGTCGTGCTACCGACTTGATGCTGGCTGGTAAAGTAGCCGTTGTTGCTGGTTATGGAGATGTAGGTAAAGGGTCGGCTGAGTCGCTGCGTGGCGCTGGTTGCCGGGTTCTGGTAACCGAAATCGATCCAATCTGTGCGCTGCAAGCGGCTATGGATGGTTATGAAGTTATTCCAATGGACGAAGCTGTTCCCCGCGCACAGATTTTCGTAACGGCGACTGGTAACGTTAACATCATTAAAGGCCGCCATTTCAAAGCGATGCGCGATAAGGCTGTTGTTTGTAACATTGGCCACTTCGACAATGAAATCGACATGGCGTGGTTGAACGAAAACTACGGCCAAACCAAGAGCCAGATCAAACCACAGGTTGATATGTACGAGGTTGACGGCAAAGAGATCATCGTATTGGCCGAAGGCCGTTTAGTGAACCTCGGTTGTGCTATGGGTCACCCTTCGTTCGTGATGTCTTGTTCGTTCTCGAACCAGACGTTGGCGCAATTGGAGTTGTGGGCTAACTCAGACAAATACGAGAACAAAGTGTACGTTCTGCCAAAAATCCTTGACGAGAAAGTAGCTGCGTTGCACCTGGCTCACGTAGGCGCTAAACTGGAACCACTGGAGCAGGCACAAGCCGATTATATTGGAGTACCAGTTGCAGGTCCGTTCAAATCGGAAATGTATCGGTACTAA
- a CDS encoding 5'-nucleotidase C-terminal domain-containing protein, translating to MKKYLLLLALAGLSACHSGYHLSQRTANRIGVDSLAASSDPAVASFLVPYREKLDKAMNEVLTSSTKPVEKALPDGPLNDLLTDALLQQASQRYGKPIDCSHLNYGGIRDNLPQGNITIGSVFGVMPFDNQLVILTVKGDMLLQLLNHFANSHGLVVGGLRVKIQNKKVQSVTFTNGRTLQPNETYTVAMSDYIADGGDNANFLKNAVKRENMNYLIRDSLIDYFRQQGKSGQPINPVSDGRISIE from the coding sequence ATGAAAAAATACCTTCTACTGCTGGCCTTAGCTGGCTTGTCGGCCTGCCACTCGGGCTATCACCTGTCTCAACGAACGGCTAACCGCATTGGAGTAGACTCGCTGGCTGCGTCGTCCGATCCGGCTGTGGCTAGTTTCCTGGTACCTTATCGGGAGAAACTCGATAAGGCCATGAACGAGGTACTGACCAGTTCAACCAAGCCTGTTGAAAAAGCCTTACCCGATGGTCCACTCAACGATTTATTGACCGACGCGTTGCTCCAGCAAGCATCGCAACGATATGGCAAACCTATTGATTGCTCGCACCTGAATTATGGCGGTATTCGCGATAATTTACCTCAGGGCAACATCACTATCGGTTCGGTTTTTGGCGTTATGCCGTTTGATAATCAGCTGGTTATTCTGACCGTTAAGGGCGATATGTTGTTGCAGTTACTCAATCATTTTGCCAATTCCCACGGACTGGTTGTTGGTGGCTTGCGGGTTAAAATTCAGAATAAAAAAGTGCAGTCCGTAACCTTTACCAATGGACGGACGCTACAGCCGAATGAGACCTATACAGTGGCTATGAGCGACTATATAGCCGATGGGGGCGACAATGCTAATTTTCTGAAAAACGCCGTCAAACGCGAAAATATGAATTACTTAATTCGTGATTCCCTGATCGATTATTTCCGACAACAGGGCAAAAGCGGTCAACCTATTAATCCCGTTTCTGATGGACGCATTAGCATCGAATAG
- a CDS encoding RidA family protein: protein MNTLRPFILFASLLVGANAVVAQQLQYNNPQGLPTSKNYTQVVVAQSSRVAYISGQVSANAKGEIVYKGDFRGQTKQVLENLKIALASIGATFADVIKTTTYVVNTDPEKIGIVREVRSQYFTGANPPGSTYVGVQGLYDKDVLIEIEATVALK, encoded by the coding sequence ATGAACACCCTTCGACCATTCATTCTCTTTGCCAGTCTTTTGGTAGGCGCTAATGCTGTAGTTGCCCAGCAGCTTCAATATAATAATCCACAAGGCCTGCCTACGTCTAAAAATTACACGCAGGTTGTGGTTGCACAAAGCAGTCGGGTTGCCTACATTTCAGGGCAGGTCTCGGCCAATGCGAAGGGAGAGATTGTCTATAAAGGCGATTTCCGTGGCCAGACGAAACAGGTGCTCGAAAATCTCAAAATAGCCTTAGCTTCCATAGGTGCCACCTTTGCCGACGTGATTAAAACAACGACCTATGTTGTCAATACAGATCCGGAAAAGATCGGCATCGTGCGGGAAGTACGGAGTCAGTATTTTACAGGAGCTAATCCACCGGGCAGTACCTATGTTGGGGTGCAGGGCTTGTATGACAAAGATGTGCTGATCGAAATTGAAGCAACGGTTGCGTTAAAATGA